The Corynebacterium atypicum genome contains the following window.
AGAATTTTGTGCAGACCTCACAGCTAAGGGCCACGCAGTGTCAGCCGGCGCTCGGGACTAGAAGCTACGCGGCCCGAAACAACGCGCAGTGCTAGAAGCTACACGGCCCGAAACTAAGCCCAGGCCTAGGAGCTCCGGCGCGCCTTCCGGCGGGCCGCCAACTCGTCCACACCGATTACGGTGGCCTCGTCTTCGCCGACCATCTCGGACGGGAATGCCTGGATCGTGCCGGACAGCTCCCGCATAATTCCCGGCACGGCGATACCGAACACGCCCTGTCCGCCGCCCAAGAGGTCGATCACCTCGTCGTTGGAGCGGCACTCGTAAACGGTCGAGCCGTCAGACACCAAGGTGATTTGTGCAATGTCATCCACACCGCGGTCCCGGAGGCTCTCCACGACAAGGCGGATGTTCTGCAGAGAGATCCCGGTATCCAGAAGCCGCTTGACGATCTTGAGAACCAGAATGTCGCGGAAGGAGTACAGGCGCTGCGAGCCGGAGCCCTTAGCGCCCCGGATTGAGGGCTTGACCAGGTCGGTTCGCGCCCAGTAGTCCAGCTGGCGGTACGTGATTCCGGCGACCTGGCAGGCGATAGGAACCCGGTAGCCAACCTCCTCGCTTTGACCGACGTCAA
Protein-coding sequences here:
- a CDS encoding MerR family transcriptional regulator, translated to MSRNDEPIQQSLFDVGQSEEVGYRVPIACQVAGITYRQLDYWARTDLVKPSIRGAKGSGSQRLYSFRDILVLKIVKRLLDTGISLQNIRLVVESLRDRGVDDIAQITLVSDGSTVYECRSNDEVIDLLGGGQGVFGIAVPGIMRELSGTIQAFPSEMVGEDEATVIGVDELAARRKARRSS